The nucleotide sequence AATGATTGTTGCTTATGGTAAAAATTGGGAAATAGGATTAAATAATCAAATGCTTTGGCATATTTCTGAAGATTTTAAAAACTTTAAACAAATTACAAGTGGTCATCATATTTTAATGGGAAGAAAAACTTTTGAATCTA is from Arcobacter sp. F155 and encodes:
- a CDS encoding dihydrofolate reductase, whose translation is MKISMIVAYGKNWEIGLNNQMLWHISEDFKNFKQITSGHHILMGRKTFESIGKPLPNRTSLVLSTKGFSSEGVHTFDSIEKALD